The DNA sequence AGTAGCCCAGCGCTCTAGGCTAAATAGCTGAAAAACTTTACTAGTTCCTAGATGCCAAATACCCCTGACGGTAATTACTTTTCTTCAGCTTCGTAGCCTGACGAGGTGTCCACTGCTTAATAGCGTCTACCCTACCTGCATGGCGCAACTTCTGTTCATAAGTAGTATTGCCGGTCAGTTTTGCGATCGCACCAGCTATGACAAGCGCACAACGCTCCGGTTGGCTAGAAACCTGTTCCTCCGCAAAGCGCACCACCACCCAGTTAGCATCAACAAAGCACTTGTTTCTGTAGTTATCCTCCCCAATACAGTGGGTAGGTTTTCCCGTTGCAAATGAGATAGGCTCATCCACTTCAACATCTAGGTGTAGCCCAGTAGTGGGTTCCACAATCAGAAAATCAGCTGTGTAATGTAAATCGTGCCCTGGAGGTAACATCTTCTGTTGGGGTAAAACAACCCCTTCACCAAAATAATGCTTCAAGACATTCCCAAATAGATTCTCACTCGCCCCCACAGGGGCATCACCCGTACCCGAAGGTGCAGTCACGGGAGCAAATTTCTTATCTCGAACCAACTGCGGGACAAATATTTGAGGAAAAGATGGAACTGGTAATGCTGATTTCGCCATCTAGATCTCCCTTTGGGTACTCCCGCCACACTGGAACGGTTGGCGGGGATGGGGAATTGCGGGGCAATTAAGAGGGTATTGAACCCCCTCAATTGCCAGGACTACTTTGTTTCTCAACGTAGGATCTAAGTTCAGAAAGTGTGACACTGCCACAGGACGCAACGAAGTACGCACCTGTCCAAAATACGGGTTTGTTATAAAACTGGTTGACGTGTTCATGAAACTCCTTGCGGATTAAACGGCTAGAAACGGTTTTAAGGTTATTGACTAGTTTGCTTACTTCAACATATGGTGGGTAGCTGATAATCAAATGAACATGATCTGGTTCCCCATTACACCCAGTTTTACAAGTACACCAATATTATTGAAACCAACAGATGTTGCATATTTTTTACAACTAAAATTGGATGCCAATTGTCAGTCACATGGAAGAAAATACGCTAAAAGCACTTCGGACAAGGTATGTACAGCTTCCAGATACTCTCAGGACTGATTCAAGAAGAATATCCCGTCATCGCCTGCGAATCTCCCCTCCAAGAAAGACTGCGCCTACTCACTCATATCAGTCAGTTCTGCCAAACCACCAGAAAAAGGTGCTACCTGTGGAACCTAGGAGAGGAAACAATCAAGGAACTGACAGTTGAAAATTCAAAATTAGTGATTGGAGAATTTCAAGACTATATTCCTAAACCAAGACAAAATAAAGAAGATTATTTTCATATCCTCAATTTTTGGAAAGAATATCAAGAAAATGGGATACTAATTATCGAGAATATATATCCCTGGATTCAGGAAAATAGCCCAAAAAAAACTGAAGATTTACTGGTGTCAGAGTGGATGAAATCTTCACTACTCAACCTGAAACTTTATAACCAAAATACTGGGAAAGTTGCCCTACTCCTAGGAGCAACTGCTGATATTAGTAGCGATATCTCCGCCGAGATTCCTATCTGGAAACAAGATTTACCTGATGTTAGCGAAATCATCAACTCTCTCACTCAAACCAGCCTCCTACTCCCAGAATATACAAACACAGACTATCTCACAGTGGCGAATGCTGGGATGGGGTTGTACATATCTGACATCATAAACCTACTCAAGGAGGTTAGAAAAACCACCGATTTCAATAACTCCGAATTCGTAGCACAATCTCTGCTCAAACAAAAAATCCAACTGCTCAACCGCCTCTACGATATTGAGTTTCTACCTCCACCCAAAGTCCAACTAGGTGGGTTAGAACTCATGCAAGAGTCATTTAAAAAATTCAAGCGCCTCCTCACCCCTCGCGCCAAACAATATAACCTCAAGGTGCCCAAAGGTATCATGTTAGTGGGACCACCAGGAACAGGTAAATCTCACTCCGCCAAAGCCTGTTCCCAAAACATGGGTATTCCCCTCATCATGGTAGATTGGGGGAACTTCCGCAGTTTCGGGAACCAAGCTGAAATTAAGCTTGAACGCCTGCTAAAACTCGCTGATAAATTGTCACAAATAATACTTTATTTTGATGATTTTGATAAAGCTTTTGCCGGAGATGATGATTTAGCTAAACGCCTAGCTGGTAAGCTTTTGACCTGGATGCAAGAAAGACAGTCTGATGTATTAGTTATTGCTTCAGTCAACCGAATGGAGTGGCTACCACCCGAACTCACCCGCGCCGGACGGTTTGACTACCTCTTCAAGGTAGACCTACCCAACAACGGGGAAAGATATACTATCTTCAAACTGCACGCTGCCCGATTTGACGAACGCTTCCGCAATGGTGGCGATCCTTGGGACGAAGAACAGTGGCGCAGACTTCTTAAAGCCACCAATAGGTGTGTGGGTGCTGAAATTCAGACAATTGTAGAACGTGCTGCTAGCACCATATTCTGTCAGACAGTAATAGAAGATACTTACTCACAAAGCAAACTCCCGCCTCTAGAATTAACAATTGAAGCACTACTCGAAGAACGCCGCCAAATTAACCCGCTTGCTATCCGGGAAGCAGATAGAGTCGAGTCAATGCGTAATAAAGCAGACCAACAAGCTTTACCTAGTAGCCCTCTTGATGAAAGCAAGTTTGCTGTTGGAAACATCAATATTTTCAGCTAGCAAACATCAATAAATCAGTTATCAGTTACCAGTTACCAGTTACCAGTTACCACTGGTCATTGGTCACTGGTCACTGTTCACCCTATGGCTAACGCCACGCCTTACGGCTATCGGGTTCGCCAGATGCCTACGGAGGGAAACCCTCCTGTAGCACTGGACTCACTGTTCACGCTCTTTAATCACTTTACCATTTTATTCATCTAAAATTATGGAAGTCACAAGACCAACCACTCAAAGGGGAATTCAAGCTAAGCAAGCACAAACTTCACCAAAAAGCTTATTCTTCAAAATTCTCAATGTCGTTGGACCAATTGCCGGTTTCACTGCTGCCCTCTCACCCCTAGCGCTCTACTTTTGGAATCATCAACCCCAGTATCTACCTGTTAGTGCAACCTTTACTAGTAATAACCAAACTATCAAACTAGAGGTAGCTAGAGTTGCCCAAGAACTATCCAAAGGACTCAAATTCCGCAAGTCAATACCGAACAACCACGGGATGCTATTTGTTATCAACAAATCAGAACCTATTAGCTTGTGGATGAAGGATACTCACATCCCCCTAGATATGATATTTCTTAAAAGTGGAGAAATTAAACATATCGTCAGGAATGTACCACCCTGTACAACTCAGGAATGTCCTAAATACAATTCAGTGTACCCTGTAAACCAAGTCATCGAATTACCCGCAGGTAGTGTAGATTTTCTAAGGTTAAATAATGGAGAATTTCTCAAAATCAATCTGAAATAGCCTCAACTCCTAATCAAACAACACATTAGCCAAAATCAAGCATAAAATCCCTAAAAATCCTTGTTTTTAGGGATTTTACTTTGCTTAAAGATAGTGTTGAGATACATTTTTAGTTTTGTCAATTCAACTAGATTTTAAATTAACTTCAACACTGTATAGGCAAAGATAACATCAAAACTTA is a window from the Brasilonema sennae CENA114 genome containing:
- a CDS encoding DUF192 domain-containing protein, which translates into the protein MEVTRPTTQRGIQAKQAQTSPKSLFFKILNVVGPIAGFTAALSPLALYFWNHQPQYLPVSATFTSNNQTIKLEVARVAQELSKGLKFRKSIPNNHGMLFVINKSEPISLWMKDTHIPLDMIFLKSGEIKHIVRNVPPCTTQECPKYNSVYPVNQVIELPAGSVDFLRLNNGEFLKINLK
- a CDS encoding ATP-binding protein, yielding MYSFQILSGLIQEEYPVIACESPLQERLRLLTHISQFCQTTRKRCYLWNLGEETIKELTVENSKLVIGEFQDYIPKPRQNKEDYFHILNFWKEYQENGILIIENIYPWIQENSPKKTEDLLVSEWMKSSLLNLKLYNQNTGKVALLLGATADISSDISAEIPIWKQDLPDVSEIINSLTQTSLLLPEYTNTDYLTVANAGMGLYISDIINLLKEVRKTTDFNNSEFVAQSLLKQKIQLLNRLYDIEFLPPPKVQLGGLELMQESFKKFKRLLTPRAKQYNLKVPKGIMLVGPPGTGKSHSAKACSQNMGIPLIMVDWGNFRSFGNQAEIKLERLLKLADKLSQIILYFDDFDKAFAGDDDLAKRLAGKLLTWMQERQSDVLVIASVNRMEWLPPELTRAGRFDYLFKVDLPNNGERYTIFKLHAARFDERFRNGGDPWDEEQWRRLLKATNRCVGAEIQTIVERAASTIFCQTVIEDTYSQSKLPPLELTIEALLEERRQINPLAIREADRVESMRNKADQQALPSSPLDESKFAVGNINIFS